GGAGTCGTGAAAAGGGCAACAGACACTGGCTGACATGCATGAAGGTTCCAGAACCAGAGGAGAACTCTAAAAAGTACAACCTCTGCTGTGTAGGGGGAGCTTATGATCATGAAACGGGAAAAGAGGAAGTTATGCCAATTAACAACTTCTTTAAGATGTACTATGGGCCATTTCTAACAAAGACTTGGACCAAGGTGTTTGTGATCCTGCTCTATGCTGGATATTTGGGCTCAAGTATCTATGGTTGCTTCCAAATCCAAGAAGGCATAGACCTTAAAAACCTAGCAGCTGATAGCTCATACGTGGGTAGCTATTACGATAATGAGGACCAATACTTTTCAGAGTATGGTCCAAATGTTATGGTTGTTGTGACTGACAGTAAGTTTCAATATTGGGACAAAACTGCTCGAAAGCGTCTTGATAATTGTCTTGAACGTTTTGAGAGTCTAACGTTGGATGGTCGATCATTGGTTGCAAAAAATATGACCCTTTCTTGGCTTAATGAATATGTGAAAGTTATAAATCCAAATAACGAAACCATTTTCATGGATAGTTTACCTGCGTTTTTACAACGATCAGATTTCACACAAGATGTGAATATTTCAAACAAAGTCATAATTGCCTCGCGTATGTTTATTCAGACAATCAACGTCAGTACAGCCGTTGATGAAAAGAACATGTTGAATAAGCTTCGAGAGACAGCTAATGGTTGTTCAGAAAAGTTGGTTGTTTACCACCCTGCTTTCATATACTTTGACCAGTATGCAGTCATTGTTAGTAATACCATCCAAAACATTGTGGTTGCCACTCTTGCCATGCTGGTGATCTCCCTCATGTTGATCCCCAACCCCATATGTTCTCTGTGGGTGACCTTTGCCATTGCCTCTGTCATAGTGGGTGTTGCTGGTTTCATGGCATTATGGGATGTCAATCTAGACTCTGTATCCATGATCAATCTTGTCATCTGCATTGGTTTCTCAGTGGATTTTTCTGCTCACATTTCCTATGCTTTTGTCTCAAGCAAAGAGGTCACTGCTAATAAGAAGGCTGTAGATGCTGTCTATCACTTGGGGTATCCCATCATACAGGGAGCTGTGTCTACTATTTTAGGAGTGGTGGTGCTGTCTGCTGCTGAGAGCTACATCTTCAGAACCTTCTTTAAGATCATGTTCTTGGTCATTTTGTTTGGGGCGGTCCATGGTATAGTGTTTATCCCAGTGTTTCTGACCTTCTTTGGAATCTGCGGAGGCAAAGTCAGTGATAAAAAAGATGATGGTAGGTCTAACACTTTGTCTCAAAGTGGTCAGATGTGTGTCACCCAAACCACAGGTGATTTCAACATGAAGAATATGCGTGAATTAAGGGCTGTAGCAGCTAATTCAAATGTAAGGTCAATCAGTTCTAACCAAAGCTCACATTATTATTCACATAGTGTCAACGGGAAAACTAATAGTGCTTACGAAAACATTGAAGACTGCCCCTAAAACTGTTGTCTTGAGGCCAGATTTACAAGGCATTTCCACTGTacctgtttttttgtttgtaaggAATTAATTAAATATTAAAGGTAGAACAAATGGGTTAAAAACTGTACAAATAACGTTTACAAGAGGGAATAACCTATTATGGTCAAGTGTAAATGAACACACATTCATGTTTTACCTTTGTTTTATTTCATTCAGCTCTATGCTGATGGGGCCAGTACagtagttcaaatcaaatgtcaaTTGCCACATCCGCCTTATCACTGATTCTGTCATTTATTTTGTTTCATGTAGAAGTACTGTAACATAAAATGAAATGTTCATTTGTTCATAATTGTGAAATCGGATAAAGATGTTTCAGTTGtgtttttaataaagaaatgaaGGAATTCCAGGTAGACTTTTTGATGATAGATTTAAGTAGCAAGAATGACTAAAGTCTTCTCAGTGACAGATTGTTGCCAACATCCACACCATATGGCCTATACATTAGATGCAAATGCAGaataatttcatacattttaaataaaagtatTGACTATTAggcctttttttatatatatcttttttttctccccttttctccccaattttcgtggtatccaatcgctagtaattactatcttgtctcatcgctacaactcccatacgggctcgggagagacgaaggtcgaaagccatgcgtcctccgaagcacaacccaaccaagccgcactgcttcttaacacagcgcgcctccaacccggaagccagccgcaccaatgtgtcggaggaaacaccgtgcacctggcccccttggttagcgcgcactgcgcccggcccgccacaggagtcgctggagcgcgatgagacaaggatatccctaccggccaaaccctccctaacccggacgacgctaggccaattgtgcgtcgccccacggaccccccggtcgcggccggctgcccaggccggctgcgacagagcctgggcgcgaacccagagactggtggcgcagctagcactgcgatgcagtgccctagaccactgcgccacccgggaggccctgttAGGCCTTTTTTTAAGGTAGATCCTTCCACACTTTCTTTAAAATGTGTAGTGAGgacaacatttttgttttataacCAAAAGTTTTGTTAATCAAGTAGGTACATGATGATATACGGTTGTATTTTGATCCAGTCTCACAAGTTAGTCAGCATACCACAGCAGATCAAGACAGTTCACTCCAAAATCAAAGTCTATCAGATGTTTTCAGACATCTGCAAAAGTGTTGTTAAAATGATGCCATTCCCAAGGCCATCTGTATCTTTCAATACAACATGAATGAAAATGTTAGTAACTTACAATTTCCTGTTTTTAGTCTGTGCTTATCTTTTCCGTTCATTTGGGGGTAAGGCATATTGATGAATTTACAGACAACCAATGGTGTGGGACGTTTATTCGTCTTGACTTGAGTATTTGAGGTCATTAGACAAAAGCATCTGACCTTTTTGGATGGTTCAAAATTACAGAAAACAAACATTCCTTGCAACTTGAAGTTAGGGCAACTGAAGTTAGGgttacattttgtgtgtgtgaagTAAGAGAGTAATGAGGCATTAAAAATAATGTGGCTTCACAGCAAAGTAGCTTCTAATTTGGACAATGACaatcactgctacacctggctatcagcggagccttgtctggcagcgaaacagttcattcagcctcatttactgcatttaaaaaaaacatagctgatatggctgacttgcttaaacaaatgtggtttctactgattgttgaaatgtacaaactatggcataagggaacaacaagcagataagaggcaatccgtcatttcgattaagacattaatgagcgagtgacgacggacgtagtcaatataactatttgttcagcacttttgaaatgtccagcgacagaattcagaactgggctgttcttacagtgtactccctgtagaccaagtcagaaccgtaggataaataaagggggtatCTAAGCTGACAATGAAAGCTTCTACAATATTCAATTATTACATTTCtttaaaacaggttataggctacatgtgcaccaccaactTAGAACAGTAGGCCAAActaaaatagaccaaattattagggtgaggcacattgaacgccgtttgggtctttgtgttaaataagcttttaatttgacacgtcaataACACAATTctactatagaatgttgtgtgtgctgaatttgcacgtgcaagtcaagcaccaccactactatcagtagtactgtcaaagctgtacaaaaaaagtctgcaaacaagacaaaaccggccacgaacgatgtgtttacaatacctcgttggtgaaaatagaccaaattattagggtgaggcacatgggctaacagcttactacacaacatacacatagCATATACATATCTCCCgtgcatattacatcatttatggaGCAGCATAACGTTACAAGacgtttttggactcaccttgtgctgTGCCCACTTAAACAGGAAAGTGGAGCGGCGGTCCTGGCGTTGGCAAAtcttgtcatcaaagtctggcattctctggatttatggtgggaactctggaaaaaaacacacagccactccaaTGACTAGCAGACTAGTGGTTGCTTTGCAATTCtagcagttagccactgattccttccaaaccactcattgttgaatttgcgatttccaacttgttgtgtaatgtttatgtccaatagcCAATGAgtaccgatacgttttatctataatttatcttcattatttctcttcatatgacaaggatttaaaaggatttgccagtagattgtcggcttgattcatgatgatgactgcgagctaagattttgaaagtaagatgttgacatgatcagcccaagcaaagctactgtacatataacatgatttgacgtcattttatctgtggccaatgaccatGAGCCTTATTGGAAGGGctcttctaatgtaactctatggtagGACCCAAAGGGCTTAAATGTTcgatgtctacccttactaaggACTTAGACTTGGcctgtgacgtagtgtccccataagtgatagaaaactgagccaatcacggcgcaatgtTCTTATTTTCtcctggcttgccccaccaccactgAAAGCACTGAGcttggctgaaacacctgcattttggagctgccttactcaagaaatcaaaaaagagaccatgtttgtatgcggctttattaactcaaatgagttatatatttttttacattatttgcaaactgatatgtgacacgtattaatgccaaaataacatgcaaaataggcaagcccccacccccccaaaaaagaaaaaaatatatatatagatatttttttgGGTGCTAAacatgtggggctcaaaacaggtggggctctgccctgaatgacgggtcgccacggCTCATGTCATCTACAGATCGGAATGTCCACAGTGCCAGGTGTTCTACATTGGATGGACAAAGAGACCCCTTCAAGACCGCTTAGCGGAACACAAGTACGCCGtacgggtaggcaatgaagactaccccattgcaaggcactacaagtccttacaccatggcgatcctgcctccctacaagctatgggtatgGATCATGTTCTGGCCTCAATTAGAAAAGGGGATTGTCTTAAACAGCTAACCCAAAGGGAACATTTTGGGATTTACAAaccaggccactaagtacccggGTTGAAATaaagatatggatttctcacctTTCCTGTAGGGTTCGTGAGAGGTCCATTTGCTCTaatctagtggacattttgctctattgccctcagctatgtttagactgttgtgGTCCATGTCTGCTGTGATCTAGTGTACTGTAAAATAGATGGCTCTCCTATTCGTAGCACTTTGCCCAGTCATATTcaaggttagaactacctttctagGGGTTCTTATGCTTCTAGCCTTGATTTGCATTTTGataacatatctacagtacttcactttttaatgtgtatagtattgcttatCAGGTTTGATTGgaaaaagctgttcaaaagaggacattgtattatcaTATCTTTGTACTCCCTGATGAAGGCCATGCAGCAGAAACACGTCAGATCTTTGTTGTTTTAAtctttgtttccattgaacatgccatgAAGACATTTTTATTAagtatatgaagagtgccttcttaatatttgcacattattcatttttttaattctttaagctctgtgaagttggttgttgaccattgctaggcagccatttttaagtcttgccatatatttttcgagctgatttaagtcaaaactgtaactaggcgactcagaaacattcaacgtcatcttgataagcaactccagtgtatatttggccgtGTTTTtaaggttattgtcttgctgaaaggtgaatttgtctctcagtgtttgttggaaagcagtatgaaccaggtttttctccaggattttgtctgtgcttagctctattccacttctttccatcctaaaaaactgcctagtccttgccgatgacaagcatacccataacatgatgaagCCACCATCATGATTGagaatatgaagagtggtactcagtgatgtgttgtgttggatttgccccaaacattacAGAGGTtttaggacataaagttaatttatttgcCAATTCTTTggtagttttactttagtgcattTAAACAAAAGAACATGTACCATACATACACAACATATCTTTGCTGTCTTTACAAAGGAGCGTAATTACATtcacatgtttttttatttaacctttatttcactaggcaagtggGTTaaaaattaagaacaaattcttctaccccggccaaacccaggcgacgctgggccaattgtgcgccgccctatgggactcccagtcacggctggttgtgatacagcttggaatcgaaccagagtctatagtgacgcctctagcactgagctgcagtgccttagaccgctgcgccactctgggtAAATTTTGCCTGTATGGATCAAATTTTTCAAGAGTCTGAATAAGAATACAATTCGTGGTAAAACCACAGAAAAACAACAGAAACaaacaataaaaacagaaatgACGGAATAAGACCAATAAGATATGTCAGGAACTCTGACCAGACACCTTCATACCTACGCTGTCTATGTTGCAAGATTGATGTCATTCTCTCCATGTCAGCAAGTTCCCCACATAGTCCTAACCACACATCTTTTGAGGGTGCATGTTAATTATTCCAGCATTTTGTTACACATTTCCGTGCTGCTGCTAAAAGATCGTCTATAAATTtaagaggagaggactggagtgTATTCACAGGAACAACACCTAGAAGGAGATGACATGGGTCTGGTTGAATAATAATATCGGTGATGTCCTGTATAACATGGAGAATTTCAGACCAAAAAGACTGGATTTTCAGACCTAGCCAAAATATATGTGATAAAGTACCTATTTGTCCACACTGCCTCCATCACGTAGCGGATATATCTTCTTTCATTGTATTAAGTTTATCAGAGCTCATAAAAAAACGATGCAGTACTTTGAATTGAAACTCCCTTGTTCGGATACATGTACTGTTGTGTCTTTATATAGTGTTTTCCATATATTCCCCCAACTCTCCTCTGATATCTGCACCTGTAATTCAACCTGCAATGAGTTCCGAAGATTATCTAAAGATAACATTTGCATGTTAACAGGGTGATGGTTGCGTCACAACAAGTATCTGGGTATTTATTGCGCTCTATCACCTCATGAAGAACCTCTCTGATCAGTGGTATTAGTTATTTACTGAAAGTTTTATAGAACTCGCATGGGAACCGGTCAGGACCTGGACACTTactattttttactattttctcacctttatttatctaggcaagtcagttaaaaacaaattcttatttacaatgacggcctaccaaaaggcaaaaggcctcctgcagggaccctctggggctgggattaaaataaaaatataggacaaaacacacatcacgacaagagagacaccacaacactacataaagagagacattagacaacaacatagcatggcaaaaacacatgacaacacagcatggtagcaacacaacataacaacaacatggtagcaacacaacatgacaacaacatggtagcaacacaacatgacaacaacatggtagcaacacaacatggcaatagcacaacatggcagcagcacaacatggtagcagcacaaaagatggtacaaacattattgggcacagacaacagcacaaagtgcaaaaaggtagagacaacaatacatcacgcgaagcagccacaagtgtcagtaggtgtccatgattgagtctttgaaggaagagatggagataaaactgtccaatttgagtgttttttgcagctcgttccagtcgctagctgcagcgaactgaaaagaggagcgacccagggatgtgtgtgctttggggacctttaacagaatgtgactggcagaacaggtgttgtttgtggaggatgagggctgcagtaggtatctcagatggGGGGGAgtaaggcctaagagggttttataaataagcatcaaccattgggtcttgcgacggatatacagagatgaccagtttacagaggagtatagagtgcagtgatgtgtcctatgaGGAGCAttagtggcaaatctgatggccgaatggtaaagaacatctagccgctcgagagcacccttacctgccgatttCGTCTCCGTAATCTATCATGAGTAGGTTGGTCATCTGAATCAATATTATTTTCTGTTTAATCACATGGTTTAAGCCCTTCCTGTTATAAATCAAAATATTAAGTGATTTCATTGTCAGTATAAAGTGTCAATATAAAACACGACAGACCTTGATTTGAATTGACCTTTTCCTTGTACCAGAActgcagacagaaatactcctttgTTTTTCATTTCAACACAAAACACATGCAGAAACAACAAGAACATCAATACAAATATAAGCGTCTCCACTAGAACGAAGGGAGCCCGAACAGTGAAGTTAAAAGTAGAACACGTAAGACTGCACCCTGGGTGGCAGATCTTGGTGGTGTGGTGACCTTTAAACAAAGACCCAGTAGCGGGGCAATTGTGGAAACTAAGGGATATTTCAGCATATATTTGAGTATATCTGACCTAATATTTATCACTAGACAATTTCACTTCAGCGAACTATCATTTAAAGAGTAGCCTGGATGCAAAAATAAATCATAAACAAAAAAGGGGAGGAGCCAAAATACAAACTCGCATGGATGAGACATTCCCTGCACTCTGTTATAAACTAGGAAATATAGCCACATAGCCTATTGAATGTTTTCTCAACTCAAATAATATTAGGCTATAAGAAAAcggaatgtaaaaaaaaaaatacaagcaTATGCGGGCAGGCATAGTAACTGTCTCTCATTACAAAGCAGGCTGTTTTTTAATttgacattttatttaacctttatttaaccaggtaggctagttgagaacaagttctcatttacaactgcgacctggccaagataaagcaaagcagttcgacacatacaacaacacagagttacacatggaataaacaaacatacagtcaataatacagtaggaaaaaaagcagtggggagaacaagtatttgatacactgccgattttgcaggttttcctacttacaaagcatatagaggtctgtaatttttatcataggtacacttcaactgtgagagacggaatctaaaacaaaaatccagaaaatcacgttgtatgatttttaagtaattaatttgcattttattgcatgacataagtatttgatcacctaccaaccagtaagaattccggctctcacagacctgttctccactcattacctgtattaactgcacctgtttgaactcgttacctgtataaaagacacctgtccacacactcaatcaaacagactccaacctctccacaatggccaagaccaaagagctgtgtaaggacatcagggataaaattgtagacctgcacaaggctgagatgggctacaggacaataggcaagcagcttggtgagaaggcaacaactgttggcgcaattattagaaaatggaagaagttcaagatgaccgtcgatcaccctcggtctggggctccatgcaagatctcacctcgtggggcatcaatgatcatgaggaaggtgagggatcagcccagaactacacggcaggacctggtcaatgacctgaagagagctgggaccacagtctcaaagaaaaccattagtaacacactacgccgtcatggattaaaatcctgcagcgcacgcaaggtccccctgctcaagccagcgcatgtccaggcccatctgaagtttgccaatgaccatctggatgatccagaggaggaatgggagaaagtcatgtggtctgatgagacaaaaatagagctttttggtctaaactccactcgccgtgtttggaggaagaagaaggatgagtacaaccccaagaacaccatcccaaccgtgaagcatggaggtggaaacatcattctttggggatgcttttctgcaaaggggacaggacgactgcaccgtattgaggggaggatggatggggccatgtatcgcgagatcttggccaacaacctccttccctcagtaagagcattgaagatgggtcgtggctgagtctgcatgacaacgacccgaaacacacagctagggcaactaaggagtggctccgtaagaagcatctcaaggtcctggagtggcctagccagtctccagacctgaacccaatagaaaatctttggagggagctgaaagtccgtattgcccagcgacagccccgaaacctgaaggatctggagaaggtctgtatgaaggagtgggccaaaatccctgctgcagtgtgtgcaaacctggtcaagaactacaggaaacttatgatctctgtaattgcaaacaaaggtttctgtaccaagcattaagttctgcttttctgatgtatcttATGtcatacttatgtcatgcaataaaatgcaaattaaatacttaaaaatcatacaatgtgattttctggatttttgttttagattccgtctctcacagttgaagtgtacctatgataaaaattacagacctctacatgctttgtaagtaggacaacctgcaaaatcggcagtgtatcaaatacttgttctccccactgtatatacagtttgtgcaaatgaggtaagataagggaggtaaggcaataaaataggccatagtggcgaggtaagtacgatatagcaattaaacactggagtgatagatgtgcagaagattaatgttcaagtagagatactagggtgcaaaggagcaaaataaataaataaataccgtatggggatgaggtagttggatgggctatttacagatgtacaggtgcaatgatctgtgagctgctctgacagctggtgcttgaagttagtgagggagatatgagtctccagcttcagcgatttttgcagttcattccagtcattagcagcagagaactggaaggaaaggcggccaaagtaggaattggctttgggggtgaccagtgaaatatacctgctggagcgcgtgctgcgggtgagtgctgctatggtgaccagtgaactgagataaggcggggctttacctagcaaagacttgtagatgacctggagccagtgggtttggcgacgagtatgaaccgagggccagccaacgagagcgtacaggtcgcagtggtgggtagtatgtgAGGCTTTGTTGACAAAACGATAGATGGcaatgtgatagactgcatccaatttgttgagtagagtgttggaggctattttgtaaatgacatcgccgaagtcgaggatcggtaggatagtctgtttacgagggtatgtttggcagcatgagtgaaggacgctttgttgcgaaataggaagccgattctagatttaattttggattggagatgctcaatgtgggtctggaaggagagtttacagtctaaccagacacctaggtatttgtagttgtccacatattctaggtcagaaccgtccagagtagtgatgctggatgggcgggcaggtgcgggcagcgatcggttgaagagcatgcatttagttttacttgcatttaagagcagttggatgccacggaaggagagttgtatgacattgaagctcgtctggaggttagttagcacagtgtcgaaagaagggccagaagtatacagaatggtgtcgtctgcgtagaggtggatcagagaatcaccagcatcaagagcgacatcatggatatatacagagaagagagtcgtcccgagaattgaaccctgtggcacccctatagagactgccagaggtccggacaacaggccctctgatttgacacactgaactctatcagagaagtagttggtgaaccagtcgaggcagtcatttgagaaaccaaggctgttgagtctgccaataagaatgtggtgattgacagagttgaaagccttggccaggtcgatgaatacggctgcacagtattgtctcttattgatcgcagttatgatatcgtttaggaccttgagcatggctgaggcgcacccatgaccagctcggaagccagattgcatagcggagaaggtagagtgggattcaaaatggtcagtgatctgtttgttaacttggctttcgaagaccttagaaaggcagggtaggatggaaagaggtctgtagcagtttgggtctagtatgtctccccctttgaagagggcgaTGACAGcgacagctttccaatctttggggatctcagacgatacgaaagagagtttgaacaggctagtaataggggttgcaacaattttggcaggtaattttagaaagagagggtccagattgtctagcccggctgatttgtaggggtccagattttcccgctctttcagaacatcagctatctggatttgggtgaaggagaaatggtggaggcttgggcgagttgctgtggggggtgcagggcagttgatcggggtaggggtagccaggtggaaagcatggccagctgtagaaagatgcttattgaaattctcaattatcgtggagttatcggtggtgacagtgtttcctagcctcagtgcagtgggccgctgggaggaggtgctcttattctccatggagtttacagtgtcccagaacttttttgagtttgtgcaaCAGAATTAACTACTCTAATTAACTACTctaatttctgtttgaaaaagctagccttagctttcctaactgcttgtgtatattggttcctaacttccctgaaaatatgcatatcatgggggctatttgatgctaatgcagtacgccacaggatgttttttgtgctggtcaagggcagtcaggtctggagggaaccaagggctatatctgttcctggttcaacatttttttaatggggcgtgcttatttaagatggtgaggaaggcacttttaaagaataaccaggcatcctctactgacgggatgaggtcaatattcttccaggatacccgggccaggtcgattagaaaggcctgcttgctgaagtgttttagggagcttttgacagtgatgaggggtggtcgtttgaccgcagatcCATTACAGaggcaggcaatgaggcagggatcgctgagatcttggttgaagacagcagaagGATATTTGGAGggtaagttggttaggatgatatttatgagggtgcccgtgtttacggatttggggttgtacctggtaggttcattgataatttgtgtgagattgagggcatcaagcttagattgtaggatggccggggtgttaagcatgtcccagtttaggtcacctaccagcacgagctctgaagatagatggggggcaatcaattcaccaatggtgtccagggcacagctgggggcagagggtggtctatagcaagcggcaacggttagagacttgtttctggaaaggtggatttttagaagtagaagcttcaattgtttgggcacagacctggatagtatgacagaactctgcaggctatctctgcactAGATTGccactttggcagttctatcttgtcagaaaatgttatcGTTTGGGATGTAAATTTCAGGGtatttggtggtcttcctaaaccaggattcagacacggctaggacatccggattggcagagtgtgctaaggcagtgaataaaacaaacttggggaggaggcttctaatgttaacatgcatgaaaccaaggcttttacggttacagaagtcaacaaatgagagcgcctggtgAATGGGAGGGGTGCTAGGCACTgctgggcctgg
The window above is part of the Salvelinus namaycush isolate Seneca chromosome 7, SaNama_1.0, whole genome shotgun sequence genome. Proteins encoded here:
- the LOC120050659 gene encoding patched domain-containing protein 3-like, giving the protein MTIGAFAFRDLCVKKGGECVSNSIFDIVKTPNDVTTTTINYPYNGTIFIASEIGGVKLKSGFEIESAEAIRLFYFLKEDNQTRNTMWLKKFIETASKMKKEEGMTISYFTSISREEEFEKSSDSIIPLFSLTYALAINFSIISCLRLDCVRNKVWVATFGVLSAGMAVLSSFGLLLYCGMPFAMTVATAPFLILGIGVDDMFIMISCWQQTQVHDNVEDRMAATYKEAAVSITITTLTDALAFYIGLLTPFGSVQSFCMYTGTAVLFCYLYNITFFGAFLALNGSREKGNRHWLTCMKVPEPEENSKKYNLCCVGGAYDHETGKEEVMPINNFFKMYYGPFLTKTWTKVFVILLYAGYLGSSIYGCFQIQEGIDLKNLAADSSYVGSYYDNEDQYFSEYGPNVMVVVTDSKFQYWDKTARKRLDNCLERFESLTLDGRSLVAKNMTLSWLNEYVKVINPNNETIFMDSLPAFLQRSDFTQDVNISNKVIIASRMFIQTINVSTAVDEKNMLNKLRETANGCSEKLVVYHPAFIYFDQYAVIVSNTIQNIVVATLAMLVISLMLIPNPICSLWVTFAIASVIVGVAGFMALWDVNLDSVSMINLVICIGFSVDFSAHISYAFVSSKEVTANKKAVDAVYHLGYPIIQGAVSTILGVVVLSAAESYIFRTFFKIMFLVILFGAVHGIVFIPVFLTFFGICGGKGPTICHIFFRTVSSGLEGGVIPMEHSLYHLVEFGSVSALKMVKIAESSL